CCTACATCCTGCTACAAGGTACCGGTGCGAGAAGCCATGCCCGTTGAACGTGGACCGTGTGGTGAAAAAGTCGGAAAAGCACTGGATGTAGAACCCCAAGAAGCGATGCTAAAGAGTGGAAAGAAGGTAGAGGGTGTGTACATACGCTGGCTCATATCGGGAAAGGATGGCGCACCGACCTTTGCTATGAGGCTCTTCACGGCCGAACCAGACGCTCATATACCTAGCCACCGGCACCCCTGGGAGCACGAAATATACGTGCTTAGGGGTTCTATGCGGGTGAAGATAGGCGGAAAAGACTATGAAGTCTCTGCTGGTAGCTTCATATACATACCACCAAACATAGATCACGAGTATTTCATTGGAAAAGATGGTGTCGAGTTCCTCTGCATAATTCCGCTAAAACCCAGTGTAGACGAGAGTTATGATCCCTGTGGCAGAAATGCTGAGTAAGAAACTTGAAGCCCTGGGTGTGGCCGACTCCGAGGGTGAGCCAGGGCCGTGCCCCGTGTGCCAGTAAAGCTCGTCACTTGGGAGGAAGTTGTTGAATGGAGCCGTGGCCTTGCCCGCCGTATAAAGGAGTCAGGCTATAAGCCAACCGTAGTGATAGCTGTTGCGCGTGGTGGCTACGTAGCTGCTAGGCTCCTCTGCGACTTCCTCGGAGTAGAGAACCTACTGAGCATACAGAGCCAGCACTGGACAGAAGCAGCCAAAGCCTCCGAGAAGGCTATACTAAAATTCCCCTACAAGGTGGACCTTCAAGGGCACCGAGCCCTCCTCGTAGACGATATCGTTGATACTGGCGAGACTCTGAAGCTCGCTCGCGACTACATTGCTAAGGAGTGGAGGCCCGATGAGCTGAGGATAGCAACGCTGCAGTGGATAAGCCCGGTGGCTAAGCTGAAGCCCGACTACTACTACATAGAGGTGAAGGAGTGGGTCTGGTTCCAGTACCCGTGGACAAGGCTAGAGGATGTCACACAGTTCATACGTAGGATGCTCACCGAGCACAGCAAGGAGACTGGCAAGAAGGAGTGGAGCTACGATGAAATAAAGAGCCTCTTCAAGGAGTGGTACGGTATAGAAGTAGAGGAGTTCTACTACCAGGACGCCCTAGAAGTGCTGGTTGAGACCGGATTCCTAGAGAAGAGTGGTGACAAGTATAGGCTTCGCGGCCAAGCCTAGATAGTGATGCCGGGGTGGTGATGTAACCAGCTATCGCGGAGCCCCTCCGGGGCCGGTGAAGAATTTGGCCTTTGCTGAACCCGAACTCAATCCTACAGGTTTATG
The window above is part of the Pyrodictium delaneyi genome. Proteins encoded here:
- a CDS encoding phosphoribosyltransferase is translated as MPRVPVKLVTWEEVVEWSRGLARRIKESGYKPTVVIAVARGGYVAARLLCDFLGVENLLSIQSQHWTEAAKASEKAILKFPYKVDLQGHRALLVDDIVDTGETLKLARDYIAKEWRPDELRIATLQWISPVAKLKPDYYYIEVKEWVWFQYPWTRLEDVTQFIRRMLTEHSKETGKKEWSYDEIKSLFKEWYGIEVEEFYYQDALEVLVETGFLEKSGDKYRLRGQA
- a CDS encoding cupin domain-containing protein; translation: MPVERGPCGEKVGKALDVEPQEAMLKSGKKVEGVYIRWLISGKDGAPTFAMRLFTAEPDAHIPSHRHPWEHEIYVLRGSMRVKIGGKDYEVSAGSFIYIPPNIDHEYFIGKDGVEFLCIIPLKPSVDESYDPCGRNAE